TCCAAGAGATGCTCCGGGCACTGCTGGGCGGGAGTAGCCAGCCGTTCCCACAGCCTTCGTGGGCATCCGGCCCGATAGCGCTGCCTGTGGTCGGGAACTTCCCGCGCTGGCGGCTTGGCGTCATCGCAATTACCGCAGTCCTCGTCTTGGGGGTGTACGCCCTCGTCGAGTACACTGACTTCGGCCTCATTGTCCAGGCCGGTACCCTCGACGGCGAGATGGTTCGCCTGCTAGGGATCAGACTGAGCAGACCATACCTCGTCGTCTTCGGCATCGGTGCCGCACTCGCCGGCGTGGCCGGCGTCGTCGGCGGCCCACTCGCCAACGTCAATCCCAACATCGGCACTGAACAGTTGGTGCCGGCGTTCCTGACTGTCGTCATCGGCGGCGTCGGGAAAATAGAGGGGGCCGTCGTGGCCGGCCTGATGCTGGGCACGCTGCAGGTACTCCTCATCCAGACCGGCTACGCCGCTTGGAGTCAGGTCGGTATCTACGCGCTCGCGGCCCTCGTCCTGCTGGTGCGTCCGCAGGGCCTGCTGGGCTCGGAGGTGGATGTCTCATGAGCGACGAACCGCGCGACGCGACCGCCACGGCAGCGGCCGACGCGGATGCGGAGGTCACCGGCGGGCTTGCCGACCGGTGGGCCAGCTTCCGCGACCGGGAGATATCGACGGTGCTGCTCACAGTTGTGGGCGTGGCCGTCTTCCCGTTCCTGTTCAACAACTTCCTCGACGGCTACACGCAGCTGGCGACGCTGATGCTCATTTACGGCATCTTCGCCGTCGGGTTCGACATCCTGCTGGGATACACCGGCCTGCTATCGTTCGGCCACGCCGTCTTCTTCGGCGGCGCGGCCTACGCCGCTGGTATCTTCAGTGCAAGCGTCAGTACCTCGCCGCTGCTGGTGCTGCTCGCCGGCACGGTGTTCGCGGTACTACTGGCGTGGATTGTCGGCTTCCTGTCGCTGCGCCGCGGCGGGATTTACTTCGCTATCCTGACGCTGACGTTCGGCCAGATGTCGTTCTATTTGGCGGCATCGCCGCTGGCCTTCCTCACGAACGGTGAGAACGGCTTCACCTCCGTGGACATCGGCCACCTGCTGGGCGTCATCGACATCCACGGCGGCGTGCCGTTCCCGCTGACGATGCTGGTCGACAACATGCTGTACGTGTTCGTCGCCGTCATGACGGTGCTGTCAGTCGCGATGGCGAATCGCATCCTGCACTCACCATACGGAACCGTGTTCCGCGCTATTCGGGAGAACGAGCGACGGGCGGAGTTCGTCGGGCTGGACGTCTGGCGGTACAAACTGATGGCGTTCATCATCTCGGCGGCCTTCGCCGGCATCGCCGGGAGCCTGTTCGCCATCGAGGGGAACTACGTGCCGCTGCAGTCACTGTACTGGACCGAGTCCGGTCGCATCGTCATCATGACCGTCCTCGGCGGTGTTGGGTCGCTGTTCGGGCCGCTGTTCGGCGCCGGGCTGTACCTGTACATCGAAAACATTGTCAGCGGGTTCGAGACGCTCGGCCCGTTCTGGCATCTCATCCTCGGTGTTGTGTTCGTCGTCGCTGTCGTCCTCTTCCCCAACGGCATCTGGGGCGGTATCGACTACGTTCGTGATATGGTTGTCGGAGGTGAAGACGAATGACGGTTCTCAAAACGGAACAGCTCACCAAGCAGTTCGGCGGCCTCACGGCCGTCGACGAGGTGGATCTGGAGATCGAACAGGGCGAAGGTGTGAGCCTCATCGGCCCCAACGGCGCGGGGAAATCAACGTTTATCAACCTCGTCACCCGGCGGCTCGAACCGAGCTACGGTGAAATCGCCTTCCAAGGAGATTCCATCATCGGGATGGACCCACACGAAGTCGTCCAGAGAGGGATGAGTAAGTCCTTCCAGACAGCCTCTATCTTCCCCGAGCTGACCGTCAAGGAGAACGCAACCATCGCGGCGCTGGCGGCCGAGCACGGCTCGTTCCGGTTCAACTTCTTCCGGCACCAGAACAGCTACCCGGCGGTCGATGAACTGGCGAACGAGGTCCTCGAGTCGGTCGGCCTCTACGACGAGCGGGAGAACAACGCCGACAGCCTCGACTACGGGAACAAGCGCCGGCTCGAACTCGGCATCGCGCTGGCCGCCGAGCCGGACATGCTGCTGATGGACGAGCCGACCGCCGGCATGAGCCCCGACGAGACCAAGTCGACCGTCAAACTCATCAAGCGAGTCAAGGAGGAACTCGATCTGACCTTCCTGCTGGTCGAACACGACATGGAGATTGTCTTCGACATCTCCGACCGCATTGTCGTCCTCAACCGCGGGTCAGTTATCGCGGAAGGGACGCCGACAGAGGTACAGAACGACCCTGCAGTACAGGAAGCGTACCTAGGAGGTGTCGAAGAATGACACTGCTCGACGTAGACAACATCAACGGCTACTACGGCGAGAGCCACATCATACAGGACGTGTCGATGAACGTCGACGACGGCGAAATCACGGCCCTACTGGGCCGTAACGGCGCGGGGAAGACCTCGACGCTCCGGTGTATCTCT
The Haloarcula sp. CBA1129 genome window above contains:
- a CDS encoding branched-chain amino acid ABC transporter permease, encoding MTLLADILTILLNGLQQGAIYVLLAVGLSIILGTLKFVNFAHGALYLVGAYLGLFITGQVPLNNGQLAEWGIQSYGIGLGFIAALIIVPIVVFVIGLLMERFIAQAFYDRPDTDQILVTFGLAIIVQEMLRALLGGSSQPFPQPSWASGPIALPVVGNFPRWRLGVIAITAVLVLGVYALVEYTDFGLIVQAGTLDGEMVRLLGIRLSRPYLVVFGIGAALAGVAGVVGGPLANVNPNIGTEQLVPAFLTVVIGGVGKIEGAVVAGLMLGTLQVLLIQTGYAAWSQVGIYALAALVLLVRPQGLLGSEVDVS
- a CDS encoding ABC transporter ATP-binding protein, with the translated sequence MTVLKTEQLTKQFGGLTAVDEVDLEIEQGEGVSLIGPNGAGKSTFINLVTRRLEPSYGEIAFQGDSIIGMDPHEVVQRGMSKSFQTASIFPELTVKENATIAALAAEHGSFRFNFFRHQNSYPAVDELANEVLESVGLYDERENNADSLDYGNKRRLELGIALAAEPDMLLMDEPTAGMSPDETKSTVKLIKRVKEELDLTFLLVEHDMEIVFDISDRIVVLNRGSVIAEGTPTEVQNDPAVQEAYLGGVEE
- a CDS encoding branched-chain amino acid ABC transporter permease, with the translated sequence MSDEPRDATATAAADADAEVTGGLADRWASFRDREISTVLLTVVGVAVFPFLFNNFLDGYTQLATLMLIYGIFAVGFDILLGYTGLLSFGHAVFFGGAAYAAGIFSASVSTSPLLVLLAGTVFAVLLAWIVGFLSLRRGGIYFAILTLTFGQMSFYLAASPLAFLTNGENGFTSVDIGHLLGVIDIHGGVPFPLTMLVDNMLYVFVAVMTVLSVAMANRILHSPYGTVFRAIRENERRAEFVGLDVWRYKLMAFIISAAFAGIAGSLFAIEGNYVPLQSLYWTESGRIVIMTVLGGVGSLFGPLFGAGLYLYIENIVSGFETLGPFWHLILGVVFVVAVVLFPNGIWGGIDYVRDMVVGGEDE